In Bacteroidota bacterium, the sequence CCGGCGGTAAAGTGGTAGTATTGGCCGATTTGCTTGCCCTTACCATGCTTACAGCTCCCGGCGAATGGGGCGCTGATATTGTAGTGGGTACTTCACAACGTTTTGGTGTACCGTTGGGCTATGGTGGTCCGCACGCAGGTTACATGGCTACCAAAGAAGAGTTTAAACGCAGTATGCCCGGTCGTATCATCGGTGTATCTATTGATGCACAAGGCAAAACCGCATTGCGTATGGCCTTGCAAACCCGCGAGCAACACATTAAACGTGAAAAAGCTACCAGCAACATTTGTACTGCACAGGTATTGCTATCGGTAATGGCAAGTATGTATGCTGTTTACCACGGACCAGACGGTTTGAAAAAAATTGCCCAAAAAACCCATGCCCAAGCCAAAGTATTGGCAGCAGCATTGGAACAATTAGGCGTTAAAAACATTAACGATACTTACTTTGATACACTGCGTTTGAGCGGTGCTGATGCTGCCAAAGTGCGCACAGTAGCTGAAGAAAACGGTGTAAACTTCCGTTATTTTGAAAACGGTGATATCGGTATCTCACTTGACGAAACTACCACCTTGGCCGATGTACAACTATTGGTGGATTTGTTTGCCAAAGCAGCAGGCAAAACCACTGTAGATGTGAAAGCCCTTGCCAACAATGTAGACCTTACTTGGGGAAATGAGTTTGTGCGTAACAGCGCTTACCTTACTCATCCGGTATTTAACAGCTACCACACCGAGCATGAAATGCTGCGCTACATTAAGCGTTTGGAAGCTAAAGACCTTTCACTAGTGCACAGTATGATTTCATTGGGTTCTTGTACCATGAAACTGAATGCTACCGCCGAAATGATACCCATTACATGGCCTGAGTTTAACCAACTGCATCCGTTTGCACCGTTGGCACA encodes:
- a CDS encoding aminomethyl-transferring glycine dehydrogenase subunit GcvPA, with the translated sequence MSLPIHHYDRFENRHNGSSSEDLSKMLEALGVNSIDQLIDETVPAAIRSPKPLNLPASMAEPEFLAALKAIGSKNKIYKSYIGMGYYNTHTPGVILRNITENPGWYTAYTPYQAEIAQGRLEALINFQTLVMDLTGMEIANASLLDEATAAAEAMHMCMDLKGKAQGNKLFVDAETFPQTIDVIKTRAIPLDVELVIGDYKTFEPTAEYMGVVLQYPNNSGDIKSYKAIADKTHAAGGKVVVLADLLALTMLTAPGEWGADIVVGTSQRFGVPLGYGGPHAGYMATKEEFKRSMPGRIIGVSIDAQGKTALRMALQTREQHIKREKATSNICTAQVLLSVMASMYAVYHGPDGLKKIAQKTHAQAKVLAAALEQLGVKNINDTYFDTLRLSGADAAKVRTVAEENGVNFRYFENGDIGISLDETTTLADVQLLVDLFAKAAGKTTVDVKALANNVDLTWGNEFVRNSAYLTHPVFNSYHTEHEMLRYIKRLEAKDLSLVHSMISLGSCTMKLNATAEMIPITWPEFNQLHPFAPLA